Within the Enterobacter roggenkampii genome, the region AGCTGCTATTTATGCTCCGCCTGATGCCATGGTATTTGTCCCAGCCGTTCAATGCCTCATTCTGGAGTTTTTCCTTTGGCGTATCGGCCCTGGCAACCACGGGTCTGCATCTGGGACAAAGCAGTCCGACGGGCTTTTTTCACGCCATTGCCGTGCCGCTGTTTATTTTCACCAACGCGATTATTGGGTGGCTGTTGGTGCGTACATTGATTCTGCTGCTTCAGGGCAAACTTCTGGTTCGTGCTGATAAAGCGCAGCTTATGCAATCCGAGGAACAATAATGACCGTCGATGAGAATTACTTCACTGAGAAATATGGCTTAACCCGTACCCATTCAGAAGTGCTGTACAGCGCGGAGATCGTGAAGCCCGGTAAAACGCTGGATCTGGGCTGCGGCAACGGCCGCAACAGCCTTTATCTTGCAGCCAACGGCTACGAAGTCACCGCGTGGGACAAGAACCCGATGAGCATCGACAATATCGAGCGCATCAAGGCGGAAGAAGGGATCGCTAATCTGCATACCGCGATTAAGGATCTGAACAACCTGAGCTTTGACGGCCAGTACGATTTTATTCTCTCTACCGTGGTGCTGATGTTCCTGGAGGCAAAAACCATCCCGGGCCTTATCGCCAATATGCAGCGCTGCACGACGCCGGGCGGTTACAATCTGATTGTTGCCGCCATGGATACGGCAGACTACCCCTGCACGGTCGGCTTCCCGTTTGCGTTCAGGAGCGGTGAGCTGAGCAACTACTATGAAGGCTGGCAGTTGCTCAAATACAACGAGGACGTTGGCGAACTGCACCGCACCGATGAAAACGGCAACCGCATCAAGCTGCGCTTTGCCACGATGCTGGCACGCAAGCCCGCTTAACGGGCGGCCAGCAGGCAGATCTGCAGGGCAGTCTTATAAGACGCCTCAAACGACGACAGCGGCAGGAATTCAAACTTCGAGTGGAAGTTATGCGCCCCGGTGAAGAGGTTCGGGGTGAGTAGCCCTTTAGCCGAGAGCGCCGCGCCGTCGGTGCCGCCGCGCATCGGCGTCGGTTTCGGCGTGATGCCGAGCGATTCCATCGCCTCGAACATCAGATCGATGGCGCGTCGGTCTTCGCCAATCGCATTGCTGATATTGCTGTAGGTCTCTTCAATGCGATAGTCCACGCTGGCCGTCGGATATTGGGCGGCAATCAGCGCGGCCACGTCGGCAATCTGCTGCTTGCGCGCGGCAAAGCGCTCCTTGTCAAAGTCGCGGATATTGGCCTTAAGAACGGCCTCGTTCTGTCCGGCCTGAATGCCGTTAAACCAGATATAGCCTTCACGTCCCTCGGTGCACTCGGGCGTTTGCTGGCGGTCAAAATGGCTGATGTAGTCAGTCGCCATCAGCAGGGGATTCACCAGCACGCCTTTCGCGGACATCGGGTGCGCCGTCACGCCGGTAAATCGGATTTCCGCGGCTGCCGCATTAAAGTTTTCGTAGACAATTTCCCCCAGCTCGCAGCAGTCGATAGTCCAGGCGAAGTCGACGTCAAAGCGCTTAAGATCGAGCGCCTTGGCACCGTTCAGGCCGATCTCTTCGTCAGGCACAAACGCCACGACGATATCCCCATGCTGATGTTCCGCCGTCAGGTTTTCCAGCACCGTCATGACCACCGTGACCGCCGATTTATTATCGGCGCCCAATACGCTGGTTCCGTCGCTGAAAATAATCTCCTCGTTCGGATAAGCCAGAATTTCAGGGTGCTCCTCTACCCGCAGCCAGATGTCTTTCTCTTTATTCAGACAGAGATCTTCACCGGTAAACGTTAATATTTGTGGATGAATATCCGGTGAAAGTCCCACGTCGACGGTATCAATATGGGTAATAAAGCCGATGCGCGGCGCACCGGGCACGTTGCCTTTTTTTACCGCCGTTACCGTGGCAAATTCATCAATCACAATATCGTTTAACCCCAGCTGTGCCAGCTCTTGCGCCAGCTCGCGCGCCATGTCGTGCTGGCCCGGCGTTGAGGGCAGAGTTTTGACTCTGGGATCGCTCTGACTGGTGATCGCGAGATAGCGGAAAAAACGGTGCGTTAATTGTCTGGAAAGCGGCGAGCCCATAGTGATTTGTTCCTTATTTATTTTTCGGGTGTTTGCCACTTCACTTTAATGTTATTTATGAAATGGCAAAAGAATTAATTAGCCGTCGAATTAAAAAGACAGGAATAAATGATGACAAGCAAACTCACAACTATTGCGCTGGCGCTTGCGGCGCTCACGGTCAGTTCCGCCGTCGCCGCGAAAACGCTGGTGTATTGCTCCGAAGGATCGCCGGAAAACTTTAACCCTCAGCTATACACCTCGGGAACCAGCGTCGACGCCAGCGCCGTGCCGGTCTATAACCGTCTGGTCGATTTCAAACCCGGCACCACGGAGCTGGTGCCGAGCCTGGCGGAGCGCTGGGAGGTGAGCGACGACGGCAAGGTTTACACCTTCCATCTGCGTCAGGGCGTGAAGTTCCAGAGCAATAAATCCTTCACGCCGACCCGCGACTTTAACGCCGACGACGTGATTTTCTCGTTTATGCGCCAGAAAGACGTGAATCATCCCTACCACAACGTCTCTAACGGCAGCTACTCCAACTTCGAAAGCCTGGAGTTCGGCAGCCTGATAACCGCCATTGATAAAGTCGATGACCACACCGTGCGCTTTACCCTGGCGCACCCGGAAGCGCCGTTTGTCGCCGATCTGGCCTGGTATTTTGCCTCAATCCTTTCGGCGGAGTATGCCGACGCGATGCTGAAAGCGGGCACGCCGGAGAAGGTGGATATGGAGCCCATCGGCACCGGGCCGTTTAAGCTGGCGCAGTATCAGAAGGATTCCCGGATCCTGTTCACGGCGTTTGCCGACTACTGGCAGGGGAAATCGAAGCTGGACAGGCTGGTGTTTAGCATCACCCCGGATGCCTCCGTGCGTTTTGCCAAAATTGAAAAGAACGAATGTCAGGTGATGCCGTTCCCGAACCCGGCCGATCTGCCGCGCATGAAGGCCAATAAAGATATCAACCTGATGAGCAAAGCCGGACTGAACACCGGTTTTCTGGCGTTCAATACCCAAAAACCACCGCTGAATAACGTAAAAGTCCGTCAGGCGCTGGCGATGGCCATCAACAAACCGGCCATTATTGACGCGGTGTTCCACGGTACCGGCACCGTGGCGAAGAATCTGCTGCCGCCGGGCGTCTGGAGCGCCGACAGCGAGCTTAAGGATTACGACTACGATCCTGAAAAAGCCAAAGCGCTGCTGAAAGAGGCCGGCATTGCCAGCGGCGTCAGCATCGATTTATGGGCGATGCCGGTCCAGCGGCCCTATAACCCGAATGCGAAACGCATGGCGGAGATGATTCAGGCGGACTGGGCGAAAATTGGCGTACAGACCAAAATCGTTACCTACGAGTGGGGCGAATACCTTAAGCGTGTGAAGGGTGGGGAACATCAGGCTGCGCTGATGGGCTGGACGACCGCAACGGGCGATCCTGACAACTTCTTTGGTCCGCTGTTTACCTGCACCTCGGCGAACGGTGGCTCAAATTCGGCGAAATGGTGCTATAAGCCGTTTGATAAGATCGTTGCTGAAGCCAAATCGATAACCGATCATGATAAACGGGTGGCGCTGTATAAACAGGCTCAACAGATGATGCATGACCAGATGCCTGCGGTGATGATTGCGCATTCAACGATTTTCGAACCGGTGCGCAAGGAGGTGAAGGGCTATGAAATCGACCCGTTTGGCAAACATCTGTTCTGGCAAGTGGATATAAATCAGTAATTTTTCACTGCCCGGCATGCGTCCGGGCAATCTTTTTGCAATTTGTGCTCCCGGCATCATTTTTTGTCACAACAAACCCGCCAGACTTTTGCTATAACTTCAAATGCATACTTGCAGATAACATGGAAAACTATCATGCGTACTCAAACTTTTTTTAAAGTTGCAGTGCTTACTGGTCTGTTGGCGTTGGCGGGCTGTTCTTCAAAAGTCGCCGCTCCGGAACAATACTCCGGCTTTTTAAAAGATTATTCAGGCTTACAGCAAACGACCTCGGCGACGGGAAAACCAACGCTGCGTTGGGTCGATCCTTCGTATAACGAAGCCAATTACGACAGCATTCTCTGGACGCCAATTACCTATTATCCAACGCCAAAACCCACCACGCAAATTGGGCAAAAAACGCTTGATGAGTTGTTGAATTACACCAATAACAAAATGAAAACGGCGATTGGTACGCGTAAGCCAGTTGTCACCACGCCGGGTAAACACAGCCTGATTTTCCGTGGCGCGATTACCGGGGTGAGTTCGCAGAAAGAGGGGCTGCAGTTCTATGAAGTGGTGCCTGTTGCGCTGGTGGTTGCCGGGACGCAGATGGCAACCGGACACCGCACCATGGATACGCATCTCTTCTTTGAAGGCGAGCTGATCGATGCGGCCACCAACAAACCGGTCATGAAGGTGGTACGTAAAGGCGAAGGTAAAGAGCTGAATAACGAAAACACACCAATGACCTTTGCGACGCTGAAGCAGGTTGTTGATGACATGGCGACGGACGCCACCATGTTTGATGTGAAAAAGACCGCGAAATAAAATAAAACGGCCTGCGTAATGCAGGCCTTTTTATTTATGCCATTCGTAAGCGTCTGAACCAGGTTTCCGGTTTGGTAAACATCACCATATTTCCTCCCAGAATCAGCACTAATCCCACGATACCGTTGACATGCCAGACGTAGCCTTCATACACCGTGGAGATGGAGAGCGCCACCAGCGGGAAGAGCAGCGTGCTGTAGGCCGCTTTGCCCGGGCCAATACGTCCCACCAGCGTGAAGTAGGCGCCAAAAGCAATCACCGAGCCAAACAGGGCCAGATACACCAGCGCGCCGAGATAGCTCACCGTCCATTCCGGCACAAAGCTATCGCCTCTGAACAGCGCAATGCAGCCCATCACCAGCGTGCCATAGAGCATCGCCCAGGCGTTGGTGGTCATGGTTTCCAGGCCTCTGCGCTGATGGCGCATGCTGATCATATTACCCAGCGAGAACCCATACGTGCCGAGTGCGGAAAGGCCAATGCCCGTCAGGAGTGACGCGCTCCAGCCGCTGGCCAGCAGGTCGTCCCAGAAGAGGGTGATAATCCCGACCAGCCCCAGCGCCGCCGCCGTCCAGAAACGCGCGGGCGGGCGCTGTCCGAAGAAAATAAAGCTGTTAATGGCGTTATAGAGTACCGCCATGGAGAAGATCACCGACTCCAGCCCGGTATTGATATGTGCCGCTGCCGTGTAAAAACACCAGAAGTTAAAGCAGAAAACACAGCATCCCTGAAGCAGGCAAAAAAGATGATCCCGAAGCGCCAGCGTGCGCAGGCGACGCAGGGCGAGTAACACCACCATCATGGTGAGGCTGGCGACGGCGAAGCGCCAGAAAATCGACACCGGCGCCGCGACGGGGCCCTGCTGCAGGAAAATCGCAATCCAGGTGGTTCCCCAGATAATGACCACGAGTCCGTATAATAATGCGTTCATAGTTGCCTCTTCTTAAACCGCGGAAGCTCGCAGTATGACGCTGAGATGCGTAACGGGCTTTCACCCGCTTGCGGCAGACTTGCAAAATCTTGCGCTTTTTTCTTCTGGAGGGACTGGCAACGGGCGGCAACTCTTCTTAGACTGATATTCCAATTCTTCACGCGCTAACGGTTATGTCTCACGCTTACGATACCTTTGAAACGCTTTGCCAACAGAATGCAGTCCTGCGGGAAACCGTCTCGCTGAATTCGGGTATTCAGCTGGCCGCGTGGTACAACAAGCACGACACGATCACCGTAAAGAGCAACCATCATACCCTCAGCCTGTACGTGGCGGACGGCTACGAAAGCTATCAAAAAACGCCAGGAGGCTGGAAGAACGGCGGGGGGCCGGACCGTTTCTGCCTGATGCCCAAAGAGAGCGAATCGACGTGGGATATCCGCGATGACCTGTCGTTTGTGCATCTCTACTGCACCGATGAACACCTGCGCGACGTGGGAGAAAAAATCTGGGATAAGCGGCCGCTTTCGCTGACCCTGGACGAGCGTATTTTTGGCAGCGACCCGAAGATCACCACGCTGTATCGCCAGTTTTTACTGGGCTGTGACTGGCAGCAGCACGCCAACCAGCTCACCCTGAGCACGGCCTCCACGCTGCTGCTGACCCATCTGCTGCAAAACTACTCAAACGTGCAGTGGAAGCTGCCGATCGCTACGGGTGGGTTGTCGCCGTTCGTGCTGCGCAACGTCCTCGCCTTTATCGAAGAGAACCTCGGGCAGCCCCTGACGCTGGCCGAGCTGGCGGCGCAGGCCGCCCTCAGCGAATACCATTTTGCCCGCATGTTCCGCCAGTCGACGGGGCTGGCACCGCATCAGTACGTGATGCACAGGCGAATGGTCAAAGCGAAAGAGCTGGTGCAGCATACCTCCATGCCACTGACGGACATTGCGCTGGCCTGCGGGTTTAACTCCGCCAGCCACTTCAGCAACCGCTTTCGCAGCGCGACGGGCATGACGCCGTCGCAGCTACGCGCGGCGAGCGCGTGAAAACAGGGCGTAACCTACCCCGCCCAGCACCAGCCCCCAGAACGCCGAACCGATGCCCAGGATCGTGACGCCGCTTGCGGTCGTCAGAAACGTGACGATGGCCGCGTCGCGCTCCGCTTCGTGACTCAGCGCCTGGTATAAACTCCCGCTGATGGTGCCCAGCAGCGCCAGACCGGCGAGCGTCTGGATCCAGCTGAGCGGCAGGGCGGCCATCAGCCCGGTAATAGAGCCACCGAAAATTCCCGCCAGCAGATAAAACCCGCCGGCTGCGATGGCCGCCAGCCAGCGTTTTTCCGCGTCCGGGTGTGCATCAGGGCTTTGACAAATGGCGGCGGTAATGGCCGCAATGCAGATTGAAAAGACGCCAAACGGAGAAAACAGCAGCGCCAGTCCACCCGTCACGATGATGAGCGGTGAGGCCGCCAGCGGGTAACCGGAGGCTTTCATCGTGGCGAACCCCGGCGCGTTTTGCGAGGCCATGGTTACCAGGAAGAAGGGCAAGCCAATACTCACCAGGCTGGTGAAGGTGAAGGCGGGCGCAATAAATTCGGGCATCACCAGTGAAAGGGTGAACTTATCCGTGACAACGTCACCACCGGCCCAGGCCACGATACCGCCCACCAGAAGCGTGACCACGATGGCATAGCGCGGTGCCAGCGCTTTTGCGATCAGCCATGCCGCAATCATGCTGCCGCACAGCAGAAAGTGCCCCTCAAGATGCGCAAACGCGTGCAGGCCAAACTGCAGCAATACCCCTGCCAGCATGGCGGCAGCAAGCGAATGGGGGATCAGCGTCATCAGACGGGCGAAAAGCCCGGTGATGCCGCAGAGCAAAATTAGCGCGTTGGCAAAGATGAACACGCCGATGGTTTCCGCCAGCGTGACGCCGTGCAGGCTGGTGGCGAGCAGCGCCGCGCCGGGCGTTGACCAGGCGGTCAGCACGGGCGCTTTGTACCACCAGGAAAGCACCAGCGTGCTGACGCCCATCCCAATCCCCAGCGCGGTCACCCAGCCTGCGATCTGCTGCGCGCTGGCGCCAGCCGCGGCGGCGGCCTGCCAGATGATGGCGGCCGAGCTGGCGTAACCCACCAGAACGGCGACAAATCCAGCCAGTACGACCGGAACAAGATGAGAGGAAGGGCGCATGAAAACTCCGTTGTGCGTTATAACGTCCGGGGTAAGGTAACACTGTGCGTTATAGCGTACAAGTGGTATGCTCGTCGTCAGGAGGAAATATGGACATCACACAACACCTTGCAGCAACACTGAAAACATTACGCCAGGCACGGGGCTGGAGCCTGTCGAAGCTGGCGGACGAAACCGGCGTATCAAAAGCCATGCTCGGGCAAATCGAGCGAAATGAGTCCAGCCCCACGGTGTCGACGCTGTGGAAAATTGCCACGGGACTGAACGTGCCGTTTTCCGCTTTTATCACGCCGGAAGCGGACCGGCAGGCGGTGTTTGACCCGCAGCAGCAGGCGATGGTCGTCAAGCCGCTCTTTCCGTGGGACGAGGCGCTCCGGTTTGATTATTTCTCCATTACCCTGGCCCCCGGCGCCCTGAGTGAATCCACGCCGCATGAGGCGGGGGTGATTGAACATGTGGTGGTGGTCAGCGGCGAGCTGGAGATGAAGCTCGAGGGCAAGTGGCAGACGATTTATGCCGATTCGGGCGTCCGTTTTGCCGGCGATAAACCGCACGCCTACCGCAACAGCAGCGACCGGACGGTGCATTTTCACTCCCTCATTCATTATCCCCGCTGAGGCTACGCAAAACTGTTTCGCTGACGCAGACTTCTGACTACAATAGCCGCCATTTTGACCATAACGGATAACGACGAAGTATGCGCCTGCAATCCCATCATCTTGAACTTTTAAGCCCGGCCCGTGACGCCGCCATTGCCCGTGAAGCGATCCTTCATGGCGCAGATGCCGTCTACATTGGCGGCCCGGGCTTCGGTGCCCGCCATAACGCCAGCAACAGCCTGAGCGATATTGCTGAGCTGGTGCCGTTCGCCCACCGTTTCGGGGCGAAGGTGTTCGTCACCCTGAACACCATTCTTCATGATGATGAGCTGGAGCCTGCGCAACGTCTGATTACCGATCTCTATCAGGCCGGGGTGGATGCCCTGATCGTTCAGGATATGGGCGTGCTGGAGCTGGATATTCCGCCCATTGAGCTGCACGCCAGTACCCAGTGTGATATCCGTACGGTAGAGAAGGCGAAGTTCCTCTCCGACGTCGGCTTTTCGCAGATCGTTCTGGCGCGCGAGCTGAACCTGAATCAAATCCGCGATATTCACCAGGCGACAGACGCGACGATTGAATTCTTCATCCACGGCGCGCTGTGCGTCGCCTATTCCGGCCAGTGCAACATTTCGCACGCGCAGACGGGCCGCAGCGCCAACCGCGGCGACTGCTCTCAGGCCTGCCGTCTGCCGTATACCCTGAAAGACGACCAGGGCCGCGTGGTGGCATTTGAAAAACACCTGCTCTCGATGAAGGATAACGACCAGACCGCCAACCTGGGCGCGCTGATCGACGCGGGCGTGCGTTCCTTCAAGATTGAAGGGCGCTATAAAGATATGAGCTACGTGAAGAATATCACCGCGCACTATCGCCAGATGCTGGACGCCATCATCGAAGATCGCGGTGACCTGGCGCGCGCGTCGGCCGGTCGTACCGAGCATTTCTTTATTCCGTCGACGGACAAAACGTTCCACCGCGGCAGCACGGACTATTTCGTGAATGCCCGTAAAGGGGATATCGGCGCGTTTGACTCACCGAAGTTTATCGGTTTGCCGGTGGGTGAAGTGCTGAAAGTGGCGAAAGATCACCTTGATGTTGCGGTGACGGAGCCGCTGGCGAACGGCGATGGCCTTAACGTGATGATTAAGCGTGAGGTCGTGGGCTTCCGCGCCAACACGGTGGAGAAAACCGGTGAGAACCGCTACCGCGTATGGCCGAATGAAATGCCGGCCGATCTCTACAAGGCGCGGCCGAACGCGGCGCTTAACCGTAACCTCGATCATAACTGGCAGCAGGCGCTGCTGAAAACCTCCAGCGAGCGTCGTATCGCGGTGGATATTGAACTGGGCGGCTGGGAAGAGCAGCTGATTCTGACCATGACCTGTGAAGACGGCATCAGCGTAACGCATACGCTTGATGGCCTGTTCGAGGTGGCAAACAACGCAGAGAAAGCGCGCAACAGCCTGAAGGATGGCGTCGCGAAGCTGGGGCAGACGATTTACTACGCCCGCAACGTTGAGGTCAATCTGCCGGATGCCCTCTTTGTGCCGAACAGTTTGCTCAACCAGTTCCGCCGTGAAACCGCCGAGATGCTGGATGACGCGCGCCTGGCGAACTACCCGCGCGCTAGCCGTAAAGCAGAAACCGTTCCTGCGCCCGTCTACCCGGATACGCATTTATCCTTCCTCGCCAACGTCTACAACCATAAAGCGCGTGAATTCTATCATCGCCACGGCGTGCAGCTGATCGACGCGGCTTATGAGGCGCATGAAGAGAAGGGCGATGTGCCGGTGATGATCACCAAGCACTGCCTTCGTTTCGCGTTTAACCTGTGTCCTAAGCAGGCGAAAGGCAACATCAAGAGCTGGAAGGCCACGCCTATGCAGCTCGTAAACGGTGACGAAGTGCTGACCCTCAAATTTGACTGCCGTCCGTGCGAAATGCATGTGATTGGCAAGATGAAAAACCACATCTTCAAAATGCCGCAGCCCGGCAGTATTGTGGCGTCCGTCAGCCCGGACGATCTGATGAAAACCCTGCCAAAACGCAAGGGCAGCTAACTACCGAACGTGCGTGTCCGGTTTGCGCGATTTCTGCCACAGGTGGTGTTCGCGCAAACCCTCCGCCGACTCCTCCGCCGCGCTTTGCAATTCATCGCTATCGGCTTCATGACGCAGCTGATGATCCACATTCTTTACCCACAGATATTCATGTCCTTTGTGCCCGGCCATAAGCTGGCCCGAAAAGAGGGCACAGATAAGCATCACGAGAGATAAACCTTTTTTAACCATGAGGTCACCGCCGAATAACGTTGCGGCTTAATGATGACCATTATTTATTATGGTTATTATTCAAAAGTTAAAATTAGCGCAAAGGGAATGTCAAAGAGGATGATTTCGGGCGCGCTGCATCTCATCAGAGATCATTACCAGTGCGGGTTAAAAAGGCTGTTTAACCTTCGTTAAGACAACGAGTGTTAGGTTGTATGGGATCCGCAGCCCGGCCATGGAGTGTCGGGACGTAGAGACCAAAATACAAATCTATCCATGCAAGCATTTACCGCCATTTTTTGGCGGTTTTTTTTTTGCGCATAACGTAGCGGTGTTGGCCGTGGGGTTATGGCGTCACCCGATAGTGCGACTGCACCAGACCCGAGGGGAAGCAGCGGCTGGAGACCAGCGTCAAATCGATATCCCCGGGAAGGGCGCCAAACAGCGATTTTCCCGAACCGAGCAGGACAGGAACGGTTGTGATCACCATATCGGCCACCAGTCCTTCTCGCAGGAACGACTGTATGACTTGCCCACCATCGAGATAGACGCGACGGGCGTTCTGCCTCGCCAGATCGTCGAGCACCTCCTTTGGCGTGCGGCTGGAAAACAGTACTTTCCCCCTCAGCGCGTCGGGTACGGGCGTGTCGGCCAGCTGTCGGGAGAGCACCAGCACAGGCCTGTCATAAGGCCATGTCTCAAAGGTCCGCACCTTCTCATAGCTCCCCCGGCCCATCACGATCCAGTCTTTGTCCGCGATGAACGCCGTGTAGCCATGATCCTCATTCGGGTCATCGCGCTGCAGCAGCCAGTCGATATCATCATTGTGTCGGGCGATGTAGCCATCAAGACTGGTTGCGATAAAAACGTGTGTGGTGACCATCAGGTTCTCCGTATTCCAGCGAAACCAAAAGACTGACGCCTCAGCGGGCAGTACCGGCATGAGAAAATTGTTTACGGTACTGGGCCGGGGAAATCGCGAACTGCTGGCGAAAATGATGACGCAGCGTCGATGCCTGACCAAACCCGGTCTGTTCCGCGATGCTGTCGATGCTTAATCGGCTGCTTTCAAGATAATCTTTCGCCCGCAGCAGGCGCTCATTGAGTAACCAGCGGGCAGGCGTCGTTCCCGTTGCCGCTTCGAAGCGACGCAGAAACGTGCGCTGACTCATACCGACACGACGCGCCAGCGAGTCGACGCTGTGCGGCTCGGTAAGATGCGTGTGCAGAAAATCAAACAGCTGACCGAGGCGCTGGCTTTCCCGCAGCTGCGCCACCGGGCGGCTCAGCTGTTGCGGCTGAGATCCATCCCGGTGAGGGGGAATGACAAGCCGCCTCGCCACGCTGTTGGCGGTTTCCATCCCGAAATCCCGACGCACGACGTGCAGACAGAGATCGATCCCCGCCGCGCTGCCTGCGGAAGTC harbors:
- a CDS encoding helix-turn-helix transcriptional regulator, with the translated sequence MSHAYDTFETLCQQNAVLRETVSLNSGIQLAAWYNKHDTITVKSNHHTLSLYVADGYESYQKTPGGWKNGGGPDRFCLMPKESESTWDIRDDLSFVHLYCTDEHLRDVGEKIWDKRPLSLTLDERIFGSDPKITTLYRQFLLGCDWQQHANQLTLSTASTLLLTHLLQNYSNVQWKLPIATGGLSPFVLRNVLAFIEENLGQPLTLAELAAQAALSEYHFARMFRQSTGLAPHQYVMHRRMVKAKELVQHTSMPLTDIALACGFNSASHFSNRFRSATGMTPSQLRAASA
- the tehB gene encoding tellurite resistance methyltransferase TehB, producing the protein MTVDENYFTEKYGLTRTHSEVLYSAEIVKPGKTLDLGCGNGRNSLYLAANGYEVTAWDKNPMSIDNIERIKAEEGIANLHTAIKDLNNLSFDGQYDFILSTVVLMFLEAKTIPGLIANMQRCTTPGGYNLIVAAMDTADYPCTVGFPFAFRSGELSNYYEGWQLLKYNEDVGELHRTDENGNRIKLRFATMLARKPA
- a CDS encoding ABC transporter substrate-binding protein, encoding MTSKLTTIALALAALTVSSAVAAKTLVYCSEGSPENFNPQLYTSGTSVDASAVPVYNRLVDFKPGTTELVPSLAERWEVSDDGKVYTFHLRQGVKFQSNKSFTPTRDFNADDVIFSFMRQKDVNHPYHNVSNGSYSNFESLEFGSLITAIDKVDDHTVRFTLAHPEAPFVADLAWYFASILSAEYADAMLKAGTPEKVDMEPIGTGPFKLAQYQKDSRILFTAFADYWQGKSKLDRLVFSITPDASVRFAKIEKNECQVMPFPNPADLPRMKANKDINLMSKAGLNTGFLAFNTQKPPLNNVKVRQALAMAINKPAIIDAVFHGTGTVAKNLLPPGVWSADSELKDYDYDPEKAKALLKEAGIASGVSIDLWAMPVQRPYNPNAKRMAEMIQADWAKIGVQTKIVTYEWGEYLKRVKGGEHQAALMGWTTATGDPDNFFGPLFTCTSANGGSNSAKWCYKPFDKIVAEAKSITDHDKRVALYKQAQQMMHDQMPAVMIAHSTIFEPVRKEVKGYEIDPFGKHLFWQVDINQ
- a CDS encoding peptidase U32 family protein; translation: MRLQSHHLELLSPARDAAIAREAILHGADAVYIGGPGFGARHNASNSLSDIAELVPFAHRFGAKVFVTLNTILHDDELEPAQRLITDLYQAGVDALIVQDMGVLELDIPPIELHASTQCDIRTVEKAKFLSDVGFSQIVLARELNLNQIRDIHQATDATIEFFIHGALCVAYSGQCNISHAQTGRSANRGDCSQACRLPYTLKDDQGRVVAFEKHLLSMKDNDQTANLGALIDAGVRSFKIEGRYKDMSYVKNITAHYRQMLDAIIEDRGDLARASAGRTEHFFIPSTDKTFHRGSTDYFVNARKGDIGAFDSPKFIGLPVGEVLKVAKDHLDVAVTEPLANGDGLNVMIKREVVGFRANTVEKTGENRYRVWPNEMPADLYKARPNAALNRNLDHNWQQALLKTSSERRIAVDIELGGWEEQLILTMTCEDGISVTHTLDGLFEVANNAEKARNSLKDGVAKLGQTIYYARNVEVNLPDALFVPNSLLNQFRRETAEMLDDARLANYPRASRKAETVPAPVYPDTHLSFLANVYNHKAREFYHRHGVQLIDAAYEAHEEKGDVPVMITKHCLRFAFNLCPKQAKGNIKSWKATPMQLVNGDEVLTLKFDCRPCEMHVIGKMKNHIFKMPQPGSIVASVSPDDLMKTLPKRKGS
- a CDS encoding benzoate/H(+) symporter BenE family transporter — protein: MRPSSHLVPVVLAGFVAVLVGYASSAAIIWQAAAAAGASAQQIAGWVTALGIGMGVSTLVLSWWYKAPVLTAWSTPGAALLATSLHGVTLAETIGVFIFANALILLCGITGLFARLMTLIPHSLAAAMLAGVLLQFGLHAFAHLEGHFLLCGSMIAAWLIAKALAPRYAIVVTLLVGGIVAWAGGDVVTDKFTLSLVMPEFIAPAFTFTSLVSIGLPFFLVTMASQNAPGFATMKASGYPLAASPLIIVTGGLALLFSPFGVFSICIAAITAAICQSPDAHPDAEKRWLAAIAAGGFYLLAGIFGGSITGLMAALPLSWIQTLAGLALLGTISGSLYQALSHEAERDAAIVTFLTTASGVTILGIGSAFWGLVLGGVGYALFSRARRA
- a CDS encoding helix-turn-helix domain-containing protein — translated: MDITQHLAATLKTLRQARGWSLSKLADETGVSKAMLGQIERNESSPTVSTLWKIATGLNVPFSAFITPEADRQAVFDPQQQAMVVKPLFPWDEALRFDYFSITLAPGALSESTPHEAGVIEHVVVVSGELEMKLEGKWQTIYADSGVRFAGDKPHAYRNSSDRTVHFHSLIHYPR
- a CDS encoding DMT family transporter, producing MNALLYGLVVIIWGTTWIAIFLQQGPVAAPVSIFWRFAVASLTMMVVLLALRRLRTLALRDHLFCLLQGCCVFCFNFWCFYTAAAHINTGLESVIFSMAVLYNAINSFIFFGQRPPARFWTAAALGLVGIITLFWDDLLASGWSASLLTGIGLSALGTYGFSLGNMISMRHQRRGLETMTTNAWAMLYGTLVMGCIALFRGDSFVPEWTVSYLGALVYLALFGSVIAFGAYFTLVGRIGPGKAAYSTLLFPLVALSISTVYEGYVWHVNGIVGLVLILGGNMVMFTKPETWFRRLRMA
- the pepT gene encoding peptidase T; the protein is MGSPLSRQLTHRFFRYLAITSQSDPRVKTLPSTPGQHDMARELAQELAQLGLNDIVIDEFATVTAVKKGNVPGAPRIGFITHIDTVDVGLSPDIHPQILTFTGEDLCLNKEKDIWLRVEEHPEILAYPNEEIIFSDGTSVLGADNKSAVTVVMTVLENLTAEHQHGDIVVAFVPDEEIGLNGAKALDLKRFDVDFAWTIDCCELGEIVYENFNAAAAEIRFTGVTAHPMSAKGVLVNPLLMATDYISHFDRQQTPECTEGREGYIWFNGIQAGQNEAVLKANIRDFDKERFAARKQQIADVAALIAAQYPTASVDYRIEETYSNISNAIGEDRRAIDLMFEAMESLGITPKPTPMRGGTDGAALSAKGLLTPNLFTGAHNFHSKFEFLPLSSFEASYKTALQICLLAAR
- a CDS encoding DUF2554 family protein; translated protein: MVKKGLSLVMLICALFSGQLMAGHKGHEYLWVKNVDHQLRHEADSDELQSAAEESAEGLREHHLWQKSRKPDTHVR
- a CDS encoding DUF3313 domain-containing protein, with the translated sequence MRTQTFFKVAVLTGLLALAGCSSKVAAPEQYSGFLKDYSGLQQTTSATGKPTLRWVDPSYNEANYDSILWTPITYYPTPKPTTQIGQKTLDELLNYTNNKMKTAIGTRKPVVTTPGKHSLIFRGAITGVSSQKEGLQFYEVVPVALVVAGTQMATGHRTMDTHLFFEGELIDAATNKPVMKVVRKGEGKELNNENTPMTFATLKQVVDDMATDATMFDVKKTAK